One genomic window of Gallaecimonas sp. GXIMD4217 includes the following:
- the trxA gene encoding thioredoxin TrxA — MSDKIVHLSDDSFESDVLNADSPVLVDFWAEWCGPCKMIAPVLDDIAEEYAGRLTVAKLNIDQNSDTPPKFGIRGIPTLLLFKGGQVAATKVGALSKTQLKEFLDENI, encoded by the coding sequence ATGAGCGACAAAATTGTTCACCTCAGCGACGACAGCTTTGAAAGCGACGTACTGAACGCCGACAGCCCCGTGCTGGTGGATTTCTGGGCCGAGTGGTGTGGTCCCTGCAAGATGATCGCCCCCGTCCTGGACGATATCGCTGAGGAATATGCTGGCCGCCTGACCGTTGCCAAGCTGAACATCGACCAGAACTCCGACACGCCGCCCAAGTTCGGCATCCGTGGCATCCCCACCCTGCTGCTGTTCAAGGGTGGCCAGGTTGCCGCCACCAAGGTCGGCGCCCTGTCCAAGACCCAGCTGAAAGAGTTCCTGGACGAAAACATCTGA
- the rho gene encoding transcription termination factor Rho → MNLTELKRMPVSELVQLAESMGLENMARARKQDIIFGILKAHAKSGEDIFGDGVLEILQDGFGFLRSADSSYLAGPDDIYVSPSQIRRFNLRTGDTITGKIRPPKEGERYFALLKVNQVNFDRPENARNKILFENLTPLHAQERMRMERGNGSTEDITARVLDLSAPIGKGQRALIVAPPKAGKTILLQNIAQSIAANNPDAELMVLLIDERPEEVTEMQRLVKGEVVASTFDEPASRHVQVAEMVIEKAKRLVEHKKDVVILLDSITRLARAYNTVVPSSGKVLTGGVDANALHRPKRFFGAARNVEEGGSLTIIATALIDTGSKMDEVIYEEFKGTGNMELHLSRKIAEKRVFPAIDFNRSGTRREELLATPEELQKMWILRKILHPMEEIGAMEFLIDKLSMTKTNDEFFEAMKRTKS, encoded by the coding sequence ATGAATCTTACCGAATTAAAGAGAATGCCAGTCTCCGAGCTGGTGCAGCTGGCCGAGTCCATGGGCCTGGAAAACATGGCCCGGGCCCGCAAACAAGACATCATCTTTGGCATCCTCAAGGCCCACGCCAAATCCGGCGAAGACATCTTCGGTGACGGGGTTCTGGAAATCCTCCAAGACGGCTTCGGTTTCCTGCGTAGCGCCGATTCCTCCTACCTGGCCGGTCCCGACGATATCTATGTCTCCCCCAGCCAGATCCGCCGTTTCAACCTACGCACCGGCGATACCATCACCGGCAAGATCAGGCCCCCCAAGGAAGGCGAACGCTACTTCGCCCTGCTGAAGGTCAATCAGGTCAACTTCGACCGCCCGGAAAACGCCCGCAACAAGATCCTCTTCGAAAACCTCACCCCCCTCCATGCCCAGGAACGCATGCGCATGGAAAGGGGCAACGGCAGCACCGAGGACATCACCGCCCGGGTACTGGATCTGTCCGCCCCCATCGGCAAGGGCCAGCGCGCCCTGATCGTGGCGCCGCCCAAGGCCGGTAAGACCATACTGCTGCAGAACATCGCCCAGAGCATCGCCGCCAACAACCCGGACGCCGAGCTGATGGTACTGCTCATCGACGAACGTCCCGAGGAAGTGACCGAGATGCAGCGCCTGGTCAAGGGCGAGGTGGTTGCCTCCACCTTCGACGAGCCCGCCAGCCGCCACGTACAGGTGGCCGAAATGGTCATCGAAAAGGCCAAGCGCCTGGTCGAGCACAAGAAGGACGTGGTGATCCTGCTCGACTCCATCACCCGCCTGGCCCGCGCCTACAACACCGTCGTGCCCAGCTCCGGCAAGGTACTCACAGGTGGTGTCGACGCCAACGCCCTGCACAGGCCCAAGCGCTTCTTCGGCGCCGCCCGTAACGTCGAGGAAGGCGGCAGCCTGACCATCATCGCCACCGCCCTGATCGACACCGGCTCCAAGATGGACGAAGTCATCTACGAGGAGTTCAAGGGCACCGGCAACATGGAACTGCACCTGTCCCGCAAGATAGCCGAAAAGCGCGTCTTCCCGGCCATCGACTTCAACCGCTCCGGCACCCGCCGCGAGGAGCTGCTGGCGACCCCGGAAGAGCTGCAGAAGATGTGGATCCTGCGCAAGATCCTCCACCCCATGGAGGAGATCGGTGCCATGGAATTCCTTATCGACAAGCTGTCCATGACCAAGACCAACGACGAGTTCTTCGAAGCCATGAAGCGCACCAAGAGCTGA
- a CDS encoding M14 family zinc carboxypeptidase, translating to MALITTLALAATLFQYTEHDQGPNQIPLGYPVPVPVDSLTPVPGFRSYQALNQRHQSLVDASRVHGHTLGETLEGRLLPAYQFGDADILTPSGATEGAAIIVGGIHAREWQSPEAVSYLLESLALGEPDPGLADYLADSLDLYLVPVLNIDGLLQTQRYPARVSQSADTPREGRMRRKNLHGADNDITTDQDNLEGVDLNRNNSPYWATSSGSSDDPQSLVYHGTGPASEPEIQALAGLATLAGRQRLRLYIDTHSFSQLYFAARTGQASRDNRTDRLAAWMRGVNGNKYAYSPSQAGAGIGTTEEFFANSYDIPAYTLEIEPRQSAAQYGGNGVSHDGFILPEAEVPRMRDEIRLSYLAGLYAVAGPPVLEGLTVTAPDSGQLLYQGLWQGDGSRRQLVKEAGPLPSPGQLVRLTLQFDKPMRLALLGQSGPSAPALGLITPDASFPLDSSGGRWLMADDGGYRRYPGDTFTLDIQWPQLPGDSQLLALAVTVGDALGQQLDSNPASTAHWRNGQWLGYEDDDGDSGDRGGSDRSQRLLDDGSPLFPPPPPPPPSSGGGGGGALSWLLALLGCAGARRKL from the coding sequence ATGGCGCTGATCACCACCCTGGCCCTGGCGGCCACGCTGTTCCAGTACACGGAGCACGACCAGGGCCCAAACCAGATCCCGCTGGGCTATCCGGTGCCGGTGCCGGTGGACTCCCTGACCCCGGTACCGGGGTTTCGCAGCTACCAGGCCCTGAACCAACGCCATCAGAGCCTTGTTGATGCAAGCCGGGTCCATGGCCACACCCTTGGCGAGACCCTGGAAGGCCGCCTCCTGCCCGCCTACCAGTTCGGCGACGCCGACATCCTGACCCCCTCTGGGGCCACCGAAGGGGCGGCCATCATCGTCGGCGGCATACACGCCAGGGAATGGCAGAGCCCGGAAGCGGTCAGCTACCTGCTGGAGAGCCTGGCCCTGGGCGAGCCGGATCCGGGGCTGGCCGATTACCTGGCCGACAGCCTGGATCTGTACCTGGTGCCGGTGCTGAACATAGATGGCCTGCTGCAGACCCAGCGCTACCCGGCTCGGGTCAGCCAGAGCGCCGACACCCCAAGGGAAGGCCGCATGCGCCGCAAAAACCTGCACGGCGCCGACAACGACATCACCACGGACCAGGACAACCTGGAAGGCGTGGACCTCAACCGCAACAACAGTCCCTATTGGGCCACCAGCAGCGGCTCAAGTGATGATCCCCAGTCCCTTGTCTACCACGGCACGGGACCGGCCTCGGAGCCGGAGATCCAGGCCCTGGCCGGACTGGCCACATTGGCCGGCCGCCAGCGCCTTCGCCTCTACATCGACACCCACTCCTTCTCCCAGCTCTACTTTGCCGCCCGTACCGGACAGGCCAGCCGCGACAACAGGACGGACCGCCTGGCGGCCTGGATGCGCGGGGTCAACGGCAACAAATACGCCTACAGCCCGTCCCAGGCCGGCGCCGGTATCGGCACCACGGAAGAGTTCTTCGCCAATAGCTACGACATTCCCGCCTACACCCTGGAGATCGAGCCCCGCCAGTCCGCTGCGCAATATGGCGGCAATGGCGTTTCCCACGATGGCTTCATCCTGCCCGAGGCCGAGGTACCGAGGATGCGGGACGAGATCCGTCTCAGCTACCTGGCCGGTCTCTATGCCGTTGCCGGTCCTCCGGTGCTGGAGGGGCTCACCGTCACGGCCCCCGACAGCGGCCAGTTGCTCTACCAGGGACTCTGGCAGGGCGACGGCAGCCGCCGGCAGCTGGTGAAGGAAGCGGGCCCACTGCCCAGCCCGGGCCAGCTCGTACGGCTGACCCTGCAGTTCGACAAGCCCATGCGCCTGGCGCTGCTGGGCCAGTCTGGACCAAGTGCGCCGGCCCTGGGCCTGATCACGCCAGACGCCAGCTTCCCCCTGGATAGCAGCGGCGGCCGCTGGCTGATGGCCGACGACGGCGGTTACCGGCGTTACCCGGGCGATACCTTTACCCTGGACATCCAGTGGCCCCAGCTTCCCGGCGACAGCCAGCTGCTGGCGCTGGCCGTCACGGTCGGCGACGCCCTGGGCCAGCAGCTCGACAGCAACCCGGCCAGCACCGCCCACTGGCGCAATGGTCAATGGCTGGGCTACGAAGACGACGACGGCGACAGCGGCGACCGGGGCGGCAGCGACCGCAGTCAGCGCCTGCTGGATGACGGCAGCCCGCTGTTCCCGCCGCCACCGCCGCCGCCCCCAAGCAGCGGCGGCGGCGGAGGAGGTGCCCTAAGCTGGCTGCTGGCGTTGCTGGGCTGCGCTGGGGCACGCAGGAAGCTATAA
- the ubiD gene encoding 4-hydroxy-3-polyprenylbenzoate decarboxylase, translated as MKYKDLRDFLDQLEKAGELKRIKQPIDPNLEMTEIADRTLRAGGPALLFEKPVGHDMPVLANLFGTTRRVALGMGQEDVTALRDVGRLLAYLKEPEPPKGFKDLMDKLPVFKQVLNMPVKKLSKAPCQDVVLEGDDVDLDAIPIQTCWPEDAAPLMTWGLTVTRGPYKKRQNLGIYRQQKLGRNKLIMRWLSHRGGALDFAEWKEAHPGEKFPVVVAFGADPATILGAVTPVPDSLSEYAFAGLLRGTKTEVVQAVSCDLEVPASAEIVLEGYIDPDETAMEGPFGDHTGYYNEQERHAVFTVTHITRRKDAIYHSTYTGRPPDEPAILGVALNEVFVPILQKQFPEIVDFYLPPEGCSYRMAVVTMKKRYPGHAKRVMMGVWSFLRQFMYTKFIIVCDDDIDARDWNDVIWAITTRMDPQRDTTFVANTPIDFLDFASPEAGLGSKMGLDATNKLPGEVHREWGHPITKDPDVVARVDAIWDDLGIFK; from the coding sequence ATGAAATACAAGGATTTGCGTGACTTCCTCGACCAGCTTGAAAAGGCCGGCGAGCTCAAGCGCATCAAGCAGCCCATAGATCCCAACCTGGAGATGACCGAGATCGCCGACCGCACCCTGCGCGCCGGCGGCCCGGCCCTGCTCTTTGAAAAACCCGTCGGCCACGACATGCCGGTGCTGGCCAACCTGTTCGGCACCACCAGGCGGGTGGCCCTGGGCATGGGCCAGGAGGACGTCACCGCCCTGCGCGACGTAGGCCGGCTGCTGGCCTATCTCAAGGAGCCGGAGCCGCCCAAGGGCTTCAAGGATCTGATGGACAAGCTGCCGGTGTTCAAGCAGGTGCTGAACATGCCGGTGAAGAAGCTCTCCAAGGCCCCCTGCCAGGACGTGGTGCTTGAGGGCGACGACGTCGACTTGGACGCCATCCCCATCCAGACCTGCTGGCCGGAAGACGCAGCACCGCTGATGACCTGGGGCCTGACCGTCACCCGCGGCCCCTACAAGAAGCGCCAGAACCTGGGCATCTACCGCCAGCAGAAGCTGGGCCGCAACAAGCTGATCATGCGCTGGCTGTCCCACCGGGGCGGCGCCCTGGATTTCGCGGAATGGAAGGAAGCCCATCCCGGCGAGAAGTTCCCGGTGGTGGTGGCCTTCGGCGCCGATCCGGCCACCATACTGGGCGCCGTCACCCCGGTGCCGGACAGCCTGTCCGAATACGCCTTCGCCGGCCTGCTGCGGGGCACCAAGACCGAGGTGGTCCAGGCCGTCTCCTGCGATCTGGAGGTACCGGCCAGCGCCGAGATCGTCCTGGAGGGCTACATCGACCCGGACGAGACCGCCATGGAAGGGCCCTTCGGCGACCATACCGGCTACTACAACGAGCAGGAACGCCACGCGGTGTTCACGGTGACCCATATCACCCGCCGCAAGGATGCCATCTACCACTCCACCTACACCGGCCGGCCGCCGGACGAGCCGGCCATCCTGGGGGTGGCCCTGAACGAGGTGTTCGTGCCGATCCTGCAGAAGCAGTTCCCGGAGATCGTCGACTTCTACCTGCCGCCGGAAGGCTGCAGCTACCGCATGGCGGTGGTGACCATGAAGAAGCGCTACCCCGGCCACGCCAAGCGGGTGATGATGGGGGTCTGGTCCTTCCTGCGCCAGTTCATGTACACCAAGTTCATCATCGTCTGCGACGACGACATCGACGCCAGGGACTGGAACGACGTGATCTGGGCCATCACCACCCGCATGGATCCCCAGCGCGACACCACCTTCGTGGCCAACACCCCCATCGACTTCCTGGACTTCGCCTCCCCCGAGGCCGGCCTGGGCTCCAAGATGGGCCTGGACGCCACCAACAAGCTGCCCGGTGAAGTGCACCGGGAATGGGGCCACCCCATCACCAAGGACCCGGACGTGGTCGCCAGGGTCGACGCCATCTGGGACGACCTGGGAATCTTCAAATAA
- the fre gene encoding NAD(P)H-flavin reductase has protein sequence MQRISCQIESLTPFSDTVFRVLLKPQSRVEFKAGQYLKVVMSEEDKRPFSIASLADDDHIELHIGAFGPDSWAMQVIDRLEATDEIDIELPGGEAFLDETSQAPVVLVAGGTGFSYTNAILQRLLKAQPQRQVTLYWGGKIPEALYMHDAMAALAREHQQFRYVPVVEDAPEHWDGEAGLVVEAVVHQLKTLGDYQFYIAGRFEMAGVARELFLEHGADRANIKGDAFAFI, from the coding sequence ATGCAACGAATCAGCTGCCAGATCGAATCCCTAACCCCCTTCAGCGACACCGTGTTCAGGGTGCTGCTCAAGCCCCAGAGCAGGGTCGAGTTCAAGGCCGGCCAATACCTCAAGGTGGTGATGAGCGAAGAGGACAAACGCCCCTTCTCCATCGCCTCCCTGGCCGATGACGACCACATCGAGCTCCACATCGGTGCCTTCGGCCCCGACTCCTGGGCCATGCAGGTTATCGACCGACTGGAAGCCACGGACGAGATCGACATCGAGCTGCCCGGCGGCGAGGCCTTCCTGGACGAAACCAGCCAGGCCCCCGTGGTACTGGTGGCCGGCGGCACCGGCTTTTCCTATACCAATGCCATCCTGCAGCGGCTGCTCAAGGCCCAGCCCCAGCGCCAGGTGACCCTGTACTGGGGTGGCAAGATCCCCGAAGCCCTCTACATGCACGACGCCATGGCGGCGCTGGCCAGGGAGCATCAGCAGTTCCGTTATGTGCCCGTGGTGGAGGACGCTCCCGAGCACTGGGACGGCGAAGCCGGCCTGGTGGTGGAGGCCGTGGTGCACCAGCTCAAGACCCTGGGCGATTACCAGTTCTATATTGCCGGCCGCTTCGAGATGGCCGGGGTGGCCAGGGAGCTGTTCCTGGAGCACGGCGCCGACAGGGCCAACATCAAGGGCGATGCCTTCGCCTTCATCTGA
- a CDS encoding YbaY family lipoprotein produces the protein MKTRLLALLALLAAACSPQPHQIQGKLQLDGASPLPEGALVIVSLEDVSLADAPSRTLSRLELDANRPWPVAYRFTLPQDAFEAHRQYAVSARVVASGGQLLYINDSRYGVDPRQLEQELDLILVPVTPLPTLQ, from the coding sequence ATGAAGACCCGGCTTTTGGCCCTGCTTGCCCTGCTGGCGGCCGCCTGCAGTCCCCAACCCCACCAGATCCAAGGAAAGCTGCAGCTGGACGGCGCCTCGCCGTTGCCCGAGGGGGCCCTGGTCATCGTCAGCCTGGAAGACGTCAGCCTGGCCGATGCCCCGTCGCGAACCCTGTCGCGCCTGGAGCTGGATGCCAACAGGCCCTGGCCGGTCGCCTACCGCTTCACCCTGCCCCAGGATGCCTTCGAGGCCCATCGCCAGTACGCGGTGAGCGCCCGGGTGGTGGCCAGCGGCGGTCAGCTGCTTTACATCAATGACAGCCGTTACGGGGTGGATCCGCGCCAGCTCGAGCAGGAGCTGGATCTGATCCTGGTGCCGGTGACGCCGCTACCCACCCTGCAGTGA
- a CDS encoding heme biosynthesis HemY N-terminal domain-containing protein has translation MRTFLLLIALLVLGLVLGPLTAGKKGYVLIAMGDYTVETNLVVLVLAPLVLYLLYRQLSKLVRWLFKRPDRNKKLDKGWGALWQGRYRQAGAALEASAGKSQQPDLPQLAAAWAAHLEGNGTELQARLDKIREPLAAVALLSALGETEAARARWQQLEQEKQDSPLGQRLAARLALQQGDLAGLWPRLDALPEAERERHYLPALLARIEQAAHDEGAAGLARLRQVLSRKVLQEPAVIAAFARAYHSGGQHDEALELLMTPLKKQLDRELLMALVQVAGTSSDECRRRLLKWHHKGEQPPVLLAVLGKLSLNAGEAEEAQRYLQAALDHQDDPQWRLWLAQVQESRGATDQALLSYKQVL, from the coding sequence ATGAGAACCTTCCTGCTGCTGATCGCCCTGCTGGTACTGGGCCTGGTGCTGGGGCCGCTGACCGCCGGCAAGAAGGGCTATGTGCTGATCGCCATGGGTGATTACACGGTCGAGACCAACTTGGTGGTGCTGGTGCTGGCGCCCCTGGTGCTGTACCTGCTTTACCGCCAGCTGAGCAAGCTGGTGCGCTGGCTGTTCAAGCGCCCGGATCGCAACAAGAAGCTGGACAAGGGCTGGGGCGCACTCTGGCAGGGCCGTTACCGCCAGGCCGGCGCCGCCCTGGAGGCCAGTGCCGGCAAGAGCCAGCAGCCGGACTTGCCGCAGCTGGCCGCGGCCTGGGCCGCCCATCTGGAAGGGAACGGCACCGAGCTGCAGGCCCGCCTGGACAAGATCCGCGAACCCCTGGCGGCCGTGGCCCTGCTCAGCGCCCTGGGCGAAACCGAGGCGGCCCGGGCCCGCTGGCAGCAGCTGGAACAGGAGAAGCAGGACAGCCCCCTTGGCCAGCGGCTGGCCGCCAGGCTGGCGCTGCAACAGGGCGATCTGGCCGGACTCTGGCCCAGGCTGGATGCCCTGCCGGAAGCGGAGCGGGAGAGGCATTACCTGCCGGCCCTGCTGGCCCGCATCGAGCAGGCCGCCCATGACGAAGGCGCTGCCGGCCTGGCCCGGTTGCGGCAGGTGCTGAGCCGCAAGGTGTTGCAGGAGCCGGCCGTGATCGCCGCCTTTGCCCGTGCCTACCACAGCGGTGGCCAGCACGACGAGGCCCTGGAACTGCTGATGACGCCGCTGAAGAAACAGCTCGACCGGGAGCTGCTGATGGCCCTGGTGCAGGTGGCCGGGACCAGCAGCGACGAATGCCGTCGCAGGCTGCTCAAGTGGCACCACAAGGGCGAGCAGCCGCCGGTGCTGCTGGCCGTGCTGGGCAAGCTGAGCCTCAACGCCGGCGAGGCAGAGGAGGCCCAGCGCTACCTGCAGGCGGCCCTGGATCACCAGGACGATCCCCAATGGCGGTTGTGGCTGGCCCAGGTCCAGGAAAGCCGTGGCGCCACCGACCAGGCGCTGCTCAGCTACAAGCAGGTGCTGTGA
- a CDS encoding uroporphyrinogen-III C-methyltransferase: MKLLVTRPEPQASRLAEALTQAGFTSLVQPLLAIEALAPVTELPKADWLIAVSVHAVARLPRPLPADLKYGAVGEATAQALREAGAPEVLVAEPPTSEGLLALPELQELAGQKVLLAKGEGGRELIQQQLADRGAEVEPLVLYRRRPLSLPEYCAARWRQAGVDRLLLTSGSLMAALLAAVPDKEQHWLKSLPVLVPSKRLADQAKAAGFSHIQLMQDASDQAVIAKLRESQNTMTQDDKLKDAKPKAADETKPAKAESKGAGPARPQADKPEQAGKPGRLLPALALLLALAALGGSGWLYSQFQAAQAELAGLQQRLDGHSHPKPPELGRLIETQGALDEALARQQASLEALRSQWLANQADQAQQWPRQEAAMLVRMANRQLYLARDPDTAQALLSDAERALAKLPEEADILAWRQAVAADLALLAALPRVDRSGLALRLGGLMEQVAKLPLDMVKLPEVTEAEPDLTLSEDVGDWWDNAAKTWQRFADEYLKIRKRQGGVQPLLSPDQISYLQQNMRLALGEARLAVFAGDSDRYQAGLRQLQDWSRDYGDQDSDAVQAFQAELEALLKLPVQVALPARLDSLRVTEEVGA; this comes from the coding sequence ATGAAATTGCTGGTCACCCGCCCGGAGCCCCAGGCCAGCCGCCTTGCCGAAGCGCTGACCCAGGCCGGCTTCACCAGCCTGGTGCAGCCGCTGCTGGCCATCGAAGCGCTGGCGCCGGTGACCGAACTGCCCAAGGCCGACTGGCTGATCGCCGTGTCCGTCCATGCCGTGGCCCGGCTGCCCCGGCCGCTGCCGGCCGATCTGAAATACGGCGCCGTCGGTGAGGCTACCGCCCAGGCGCTGCGCGAGGCCGGCGCACCAGAGGTGCTGGTGGCCGAACCGCCCACCTCGGAAGGCCTGCTGGCGCTGCCAGAGCTGCAGGAGCTGGCCGGCCAGAAGGTGCTGCTGGCCAAGGGCGAAGGCGGCCGGGAGCTGATCCAGCAGCAGCTGGCGGACCGGGGCGCCGAGGTGGAGCCTTTGGTGCTGTACCGGCGCCGGCCCCTGTCCCTGCCTGAGTATTGCGCCGCCCGGTGGCGCCAGGCCGGGGTGGACAGGCTGCTGTTGACCTCGGGCAGCCTGATGGCGGCCCTGCTGGCCGCCGTACCCGATAAGGAACAGCACTGGCTGAAATCGCTGCCGGTGCTGGTGCCGTCCAAGCGCCTGGCAGATCAGGCCAAGGCCGCCGGCTTCAGCCATATTCAACTTATGCAAGACGCCAGTGACCAGGCCGTCATCGCCAAGCTCAGGGAGAGTCAGAACACCATGACCCAAGACGACAAGCTGAAGGACGCTAAGCCCAAGGCGGCGGACGAAACCAAGCCGGCCAAGGCCGAGAGCAAAGGGGCAGGGCCGGCCAGGCCCCAGGCGGACAAGCCGGAACAGGCCGGCAAACCGGGACGGCTGCTGCCGGCCCTGGCCCTGCTGCTGGCCCTGGCTGCCCTGGGCGGCAGCGGCTGGCTGTACAGCCAGTTCCAGGCAGCCCAGGCGGAGCTGGCCGGTCTGCAGCAACGACTGGACGGCCACAGCCATCCCAAGCCGCCTGAGCTGGGCCGGCTGATTGAGACCCAGGGTGCCCTGGATGAGGCCCTGGCCCGGCAGCAGGCCAGCCTGGAAGCCCTGCGCAGCCAGTGGCTGGCCAACCAGGCCGACCAGGCTCAGCAGTGGCCCCGCCAGGAGGCGGCCATGCTGGTACGCATGGCCAACCGCCAACTCTACCTGGCCCGGGATCCCGACACCGCCCAGGCCCTGCTGAGCGACGCCGAGCGGGCCCTGGCCAAGCTGCCCGAGGAAGCGGACATCCTGGCCTGGCGCCAGGCGGTGGCCGCCGATCTGGCCCTGCTGGCGGCCCTGCCCAGGGTGGACCGCAGCGGCCTGGCCCTGCGCCTGGGCGGCCTGATGGAGCAGGTGGCTAAGCTGCCGCTGGACATGGTCAAGCTGCCGGAGGTCACCGAGGCCGAGCCGGACCTGACCCTCTCCGAGGACGTGGGTGACTGGTGGGACAACGCGGCCAAGACCTGGCAGCGCTTCGCCGATGAATACCTGAAGATCCGCAAACGCCAGGGCGGGGTGCAGCCGCTGCTGAGCCCGGACCAGATCAGCTACCTGCAGCAGAACATGCGCCTGGCCCTGGGCGAGGCCAGGCTGGCGGTGTTCGCCGGCGACAGCGACCGCTACCAGGCCGGCCTGCGCCAGCTCCAGGACTGGAGCCGGGACTACGGCGACCAGGACAGTGACGCCGTCCAGGCCTTCCAGGCCGAGCTGGAGGCGCTGCTCAAGCTGCCGGTGCAGGTGGCCCTGCCGGCGCGGCTGGACAGCCTGAGGGTCACCGAGGAGGTCGGCGCATGA
- the hemC gene encoding hydroxymethylbilane synthase, with the protein MSESVRIATRQSPLALWQANFVKAELEKAHPGLVVELVPMVTKGDKILDTPLAKVGGKGLFVKELEVAMLEGRADIAVHSMKDVPVEFPDGLGLVTICEREDPLDAFVSNRYESLDQLPAGAVVGTSSLRRQCQLRAKRPDLVVKDLRGNVNTRLAKLDDGQYDAIILACAGLKRLEMADRIRSSLSAEQSLPAVGQGAVGIEARLDDERIKALLAPLAHEPSRVRVAAERAMNTRLEGGCQVPIGSYALIEGDQLWLRGLVGDPDGSRIIEDEIRGPLEQAEQLGITLAERLLDAGAREILSKVYGRDL; encoded by the coding sequence ATGTCTGAGAGCGTACGTATTGCCACCCGCCAGAGCCCCCTGGCCCTGTGGCAGGCCAATTTCGTCAAGGCCGAGCTGGAAAAGGCCCACCCCGGGCTGGTGGTCGAGCTGGTACCCATGGTCACCAAGGGTGACAAGATCCTCGACACCCCCCTGGCGAAGGTGGGCGGCAAGGGCCTGTTCGTCAAGGAGCTGGAAGTGGCCATGCTGGAGGGCCGGGCCGACATCGCCGTGCACTCCATGAAGGACGTGCCGGTGGAGTTCCCCGACGGCCTGGGCCTGGTCACCATCTGCGAGCGCGAAGATCCCCTGGACGCCTTCGTCTCCAACCGTTATGAGAGCCTGGACCAGCTGCCGGCCGGTGCCGTGGTCGGCACCTCCAGCCTGCGCCGCCAGTGCCAGCTCAGGGCCAAGAGGCCGGATCTGGTGGTCAAGGATCTGCGCGGCAACGTCAACACCCGCCTGGCCAAGCTGGACGACGGCCAGTACGACGCCATCATCCTGGCCTGTGCCGGCCTCAAGCGCCTGGAGATGGCCGATCGCATCCGTTCCTCGCTCAGCGCCGAACAGAGCCTGCCGGCCGTGGGCCAGGGTGCCGTGGGCATAGAGGCGCGCCTGGATGACGAACGCATCAAGGCGCTGCTGGCCCCCCTGGCCCATGAGCCCAGCCGGGTGCGGGTGGCCGCCGAGCGGGCCATGAACACCCGCCTGGAAGGGGGCTGCCAGGTGCCCATCGGCAGCTATGCCCTCATCGAAGGCGATCAGCTCTGGCTGCGTGGCCTGGTGGGCGATCCGGACGGCAGCCGCATCATAGAGGACGAGATCCGCGGTCCCCTGGAGCAGGCCGAGCAGCTCGGCATCACCCTGGCGGAGCGGCTGCTGGACGCCGGGGCCCGGGAAATCCTCAGCAAGGTCTACGGCCGCGACCTATGA
- a CDS encoding DUF2914 domain-containing protein, which produces MVKREPVGSFDGDLVPAELEQICLFTEVLNQAGHRIHHLWFFEERLMADVELPVGADRWRTYSRKSLKPQWQGPWRVEIRDDQGRLLGQQRFVLGQVVSH; this is translated from the coding sequence GTGGTAAAGAGAGAGCCAGTCGGTAGCTTCGACGGCGACCTGGTGCCGGCCGAGCTGGAGCAGATCTGCCTCTTTACCGAGGTCCTCAACCAGGCCGGGCACCGCATCCATCACCTGTGGTTCTTCGAAGAGCGGCTGATGGCCGACGTGGAACTGCCGGTGGGCGCCGACCGCTGGCGCACCTATTCCCGCAAGAGCCTCAAGCCCCAGTGGCAGGGGCCATGGCGGGTCGAGATCCGTGACGACCAGGGCCGGTTGCTGGGACAGCAGCGGTTCGTACTGGGCCAGGTCGTCAGCCACTGA